Below is a genomic region from Chitinophagales bacterium.
ACGGTGCGTTGTTTTCCCTGGAGCTATAAAGACAAAGCCTGCCTGATTGGCGATGCGGCACATGCCATTGTTCCTTTCTTCGGGCAGGGCATGAACTGCGGGTTTGAAGATTGCACGGTGCTGCATGAATTGATGGATTACTATGCAGATGACTGGAGCAAGATTCTTCCGGCCTTTGAACAATCAAGAAAACCGAATGCTGATGCTATCGCGGAATTGGCACTGAATAACTTCATTGAGATGCGTGACCTGGTAGCTGATCCGCATTTCCTGCACAAGAAAAAAATAGAGAAGCTGATTGCTGCCGCTTACCCTGATCGTTTTATTTCGCCGTACCAGATGGTTTCGTTTTCCAATATTCCATATGCAGAGGCACTGCAAAAGGGACAGGCTATCCATGAGGTAACGGAAATACTGACGCGCATGGAGCACCCGGAAGAAGAAATTCATTCACCCGAAATGCAACGGCTTATTCAGCCGATACTCTTCGGGTGATAATGTTTTAGCGGGAAAAAAAATTTTCGGGAAACTTTTATCAATTGTCCGAAGGCGAACCAATCACATTGTCAGTTGGCTGTTCCAGGTCTTTTAACTTCGGGAGGTCATTCACGGAGTTGATACCAAAATAATTCATGAAGAAGGTACTGACGCCATACAGCAGCGGCTTTCCCACTTCCTCGCTTCTGCCGATGATCGCAATAAGTTCTTTCTCCAGCAGTTTCTGAATCGTGTAATCGCAGTTTACGCCCCTGATACGTTCAATATCCGGTTTGGAAATCGGCTGACGATAAGCAATGATGGCCAGTGTTTCCAGCGAGTTGGTGGAAAGTCTTTTGTTCAGCTTGCTTTTTAAGA
It encodes:
- the scpB gene encoding SMC-Scp complex subunit ScpB, whose product is MRNITVLEGIQSHIEALIFVAEQPISIKDLQECLIRLVGLELSKDEIESHVEALVQKYHDGDFAFEMVPIAGGYQFLTKPAYQPTVSEFLKSKLNKRLSTNSLETLAIIAYRQPISKPDIERIRGVNCDYTIQKLLEKELIAIIGRSEEVGKPLLYGVSTFFMNYFGINSVNDLPKLKDLEQPTDNVIGSPSDN